One stretch of Flavobacterium sp. 9 DNA includes these proteins:
- a CDS encoding transposase has translation MRITNSKILKGKKYRGYTASMRNYFYGVKVQLLTTKNGIPIAFHFTPGKTADIKALGKMMDKLPAEASIYGDSAYTDYGLEDFALMKKCVLLKIQGKSNAKRTDTIEQKNEKLKMRKRVETTISDIKKMFPRTIHAVTLEGFFDKTDIVCIWTPIK, from the coding sequence ATGAGGATTACAAACTCTAAGATTCTTAAAGGCAAAAAGTACAGAGGTTATACAGCAAGTATGAGAAACTATTTTTATGGGGTAAAAGTTCAGTTATTGACAACTAAAAATGGAATACCGATAGCGTTTCATTTCACGCCAGGTAAAACAGCTGACATAAAAGCTTTAGGAAAAATGATGGATAAGCTGCCTGCTGAAGCATCGATTTATGGAGATAGTGCTTATACTGATTACGGTTTAGAAGATTTTGCCCTAATGAAAAAATGTGTTTTATTAAAAATTCAAGGAAAGTCAAATGCTAAACGAACAGATACAATAGAGCAAAAAAATGAAAAGTTAAAAATGAGAAAAAGAGTAGAAACAACAATAAGCGATATAAAAAAAATGTTTCCAAGAACTATACATGCAGTAACATTAGAAGGTTTTTTTGATAAAACTGACATTGTTTGTATTTGGACTCCAATTAAATAA